The genomic stretch aattcttttctcatcctcacactctatttattgaaaacatattttataccaaaaacgcacacacacacacataaaaaagggctccttaggagtatctaggacactttgggtgctaacaccttccctctgtgtaaccaacccccttacttgtaatctctggcattttattagttttgatttgaaaacttcttatctttgggttttgttcgtacttttcccttttccttttgaaataataaaagtgcggtggcgactctggttttattgacgttaagtttatccatagtttaatggtcatgaatttaccgctaaaATACCACCTTATACACCTCATCAAAATGGTGTTTCAGGAAGGAAGAACCGATTGATTATGAGCATGGTGAGAAGCATGTTTAAAGGAAAAAGTTCCAAAAGAGTTATGGGTTGAAGTGGTGCCCACAGCTACATATGTGTTGAATAGGTGTCCAACATATATGCTGGAAAATATCACATCGGAAGAAGCTTGATCTGGATTGAAACCTAACATGATCACATCTTCAACGTGTAACGTGACTCACCGTATTCTGGATATTGATCCAAATTTTTATACTCTTTCATGTATAATATACAATCATTAGGGcatgcatgtattttgacatAGCCCAAATCCATTGGACACAATATATTCATGGCCTCATAATAACGATCCGAAAAATTGTTATCTTTTGATAGAATTTGTTTCAACAAATCAAGCAATTATATGAAACTTTTATCCGACAAACCACTTTTTGCCTTCAGATTAAACAATTTTAACAGCGCAGACAAACGTGTAAAAATGGTGCACCCCTTTATATAAAGGCGCATCCATTTTCTACATAAAGTATCACAAATATAAGATTTCATATAAGGCGATTCTCCAATATCACAAATCATATCTTCTAGCCGATCATCCATATCTTCATCATCCTTATCCATTTGTGACATTGCATTTTGATTATTATCCACGTCTCCATGTCACCTCCATGTTGTATAATTTTGACATATTCCATAGCAACATAGGTGATGTAATGTTTCTTTCTTTGACCTTTTTCTATATTCCCACAAACCACACATGGATAATAAAAGATACCACTATTGTCGAGAACATTTTTTTCGGCGAATTCAAAGCATTCAAGAACTCCATTCTCATATACCAGAACTAATCTATCATCTTTCATCCAATTACTGTCCATAACAAGCTCTGAAATTTATATCAAAATATTAATGTGAATGACACACTAATGCTTCACACATAACATCCTTATATGATTATATGCACATGATATGAATAAAACATGAACAtgaaaacatgaacaaaatgacAACACCTAAAGCATATTCACAAAATTGCAACATGAACATAGAAACATGGCAACACCTAAAGCATATTCAAAAATTCTGAATAAAACATGAATATGACAACATGAACAATACATATGACAATGTCAATGCAGAAAGCGTTGAttcatgaaatgaaataaaatccaacatcatTTATCTGTTAAAAAAAGAAACTTGTAACCCTAGCGAAGAACATAAACATTCAGAAGcataagagagagagagagagagagagagagagagagagagagataatGGTAATGTACCATAATTCGAAGATGATGACAATTTTGTTTCCAAAAATGACATTCGTTTCCAGAAATGAATGAAGATGGTGAAGATTTATGTCGTTGTCGTCTTGTTCACTAGGACACCCTTGTGTGTTATGAACAACATGAAGTACCTGTATTGTTTTAATTTTGTGGGAAATAATTTAACAACGGTTGGAAGCTTCAACCGTAGTGAAAAATGGAACATATAACCAATGTTTAATGAAACAATTGTAGTTGTTATACGTtcaatttttaaataataaaaaatgtgaaCGGAAACACActtatttttattgaaaaaatagaaaaatgtTGATGTTGGGATTCAAATCTTGTCATCCAATTTCTATAACCATGGTTCTTTTTAGGAACCATGATGAAAGgtttattaataaaaaaataaaaacatgcGCGTAAAAAATACAATATAACTATGGTGTAAAAATGGTCATTGTAATATTTTGTCATCGAAGGTATATTTTCTGTAGTGCCCGAATCATAGACACTCCAATAAATGGAGAAAAACATATGAAAAGGTTTATAAGACCTCTCGGTAAAGCTACACACCACCCAAAAAATCTAAAAACCTTGTACCATACAGAAGCCTCTAGCTCACAGGTCACAATAAGGCGAGAAGATGACTCATGACCAACTAAATAGAAGAGACAAGAAAAAGGACTCCAAGACAATGGGACTCCCCTTTTAAGAAAATTCTCTCTAATGGGGATCTGATCTTGATGGAGTTGATAGGAGAAGACAATAAATTCAGAAGGAGCCCAACTACTCCAGATACTACGGAGGATTAACTCAACAAGAGTGAATTGACTATCAGGAGCGACCTCATGAGCCGGGATACATGAATAAGCTGAAGTCACGAAATAGAAGTCATCATTGGCTTAGCACCACCTCCACATATCACCCTCAGATGAAGGAATAAAACCCCTAACCATCGAGAGAAGATTGTTGATAGGAACCTACTCATGGTCAAAAAGGAAAGATCACCTCCACTTAAACTCTCAAATCCAAACATTCCCTTCCCACCTACAAACCTCTTCAACTTAGTTATCACACTAATCTGAAATCGAAAAAAGCTTATAAGAGTGCTTTTGATCCAGGGATCTCTCTAGAAGGACGTGAGGAGACCAGATTCAACTTTCAAATAAAGACCGTCTATAAATCAATATGAGGTTTTTTTTTTCCAATTTTGGACTCAAGAAGAATAACCTTTCCTCCACCCAGAACCGTCGAATCATAAATGAGAGGTTATCAATTTTAGACTCAAGAAAAGGAACTCTCCTTTATCAAGAACGGTCTAATCTTAAATGTATGGTTGAAACCGTTTACATTTATTTTTTAAATGTGTCAATTCAAACGGTTTAGTCGATAATTATCGGTTTAGATAGAAAAGAATAATTAAGATACTAAAAAAATGTGCATGTAGCATAAGAAATAATTTTATTTCACTTGAGAAAAAAAGAATTTTGTCTCGTAACGAATCTAAAATTTAAGGGATTTAAAATTTTCTCATTTTGTGcataaaataaaacaaaaagcTCTTACAAAATTGAATTTCAAATGTTTTTGTTTCCAGAAAAGGAAGATCTAGACCCTCCAAGGAAACTCTTTCTTCTAGAACTTATTACTGATAAACAAAGTCCTCTTGAAGATTTCTTTGCTATTGTTGTCTTTGGAGTGCACAAACCAAAGCTCTTGCATGATTTCACTTTATTTCTGTAATTTGGTTTTTCTTTCTTAGGAAGATCTTCTATGTTTTCCACCCTTGCTAAAGACCCAAAAGATTGTGCCTTCCCTTGATAAAACATAGACAATCCGCTCCTGCAAATTTCATGGAAAACTAAATTAAAAAAATAGTAAATAAAAGAAAGCATGCATCATGATTCATGATTCATGCATGGATTTACTTACTTCATAGGAAGATGGTTCATGAGCTCTGATAATTCATATAAAGGACCATTTAaatttgatgatgatgaagatgatgaaacTTCTTGATCATCATCATCCATCTCTGATGAAGAAAAAAATGAACGCATTGAATCTTCTGTCATATATCCATTAGAAATTGAATCAgttacatcatcatcatcatccttaTCAACCCAATAGGTTTTACTTTTTCCATCCATGATTGCTTGTAATTTGTCAAGAAGAAAATCTCTCATATATGTTATGAAGTATAATTAAGTTTAAGAGATAATATATATACACACCAATCAATGAGATTCGGATAATATTGTTGTTTTGATAATATATGAGTTGGATTTAGATAAATATGAAGTATATTAATAGAATTAAATTTTTAGTCACCGTCATAGCACGTTATATATGGTGTAAAATAAATTGCTAATATAGATAACAGTAGAGGATAAGAATTAAATAGAAACAACACTATGCTGAGTCACGCTCTTAATAATATTAACTTCTCTTTTATTTTTAGTAATTGATTTTTGTCAAACAGTTTAAATTATATAATTAATACAATACAGTTAAACAATTATTTCATTTAGATTAAGTTGTAACTGCGTCTTGTAGATATTTTGTATTTCTATCTGATGTGATCCAGTTACAACTCTTAGTTGTTCGATCTAAACTAGTTAGTTAAATTATTTATTGCATTAATTAATCGTATAACTTTAATTGTTTAATCTCATATAAATAACAAATTTTATTTACTATATGATCTTGCAACTATAAAAAAATTGGATTCCAACTTGCAAAGGACATAAAATATTATACAATCTATAATATTTTTACAATTAAGATAATATTAATAATATATTCATTTATCTTCATCTATAAAAGCAttcttaaaaaaataatattttttttatcttcACTCTCCTCTCTTGAGAAAAAAGAATGAGTATTCAACCCTTTTTTATTATAAAATGAAACAATGTCAACCTCTATGTCAAAAAAGTGTTGAACCCACGTGCTATAGGACCTTGAAAACTTAATGAATATATGTTGGTATATTCTAATTGGTTGAATGTTTTCCCCCTCATCCACACATCAATCATCCacttttttccaaaaaaaatcattattacTCATGCATATATTTTAAGAAATTAATCGTGCACTTTTTCTTCGATAATTGTTAGGCTAAATATTTTTTCTTCTTATTTATACCATAAGACATATACgttttttctatttattttttattaatagTGTTTATTTTTGTATGTCTTTCATTCCAGTTGACATTAGTGTCAACAATTTCTTCGTCTTCTCTTAACTTGTTTGAACTTTCCTATCACATATGAATCATAAATCAAAATAGTGCATAAAAGTTTTCCATCCCACAATCGCCATAACTCAAATTCGTAAAATATGTATGAATTGAAAGAAAGAGTTGTTCATCCATAGCAAAAAGGATGTTCTTTGAAAGTTAAGATTTGAATGTGTACTTAAGTTCTAATTTGTGATGGAGATCCAATTGTCATAGTGGAGACATTGTTGTTAGAACCTATGGAAAGCAATTATGGGGATGTCCACATTTTAAGGTAAGTATTCATATTTTAAGTCATTTATCTTTCTCAAAATTTCTAGGAAAAATGTTAGTTTATAACCTTGTATTTTGGTTTGTTTGTACGCATGGCTCTGGTGTAACTCACTGTGGATTCTTATAATGGTTATATGAAGATTTAGAAGATGAAAATGATCACTTTATGTTAAAGTAAAAAAATAAGGCTGGAAGTGttaataaaagaaaatgaggagCATCTGCATAATCTTGAAAAACACATAGCCACAATTAAGGCACAAAAGCAAGAATATTTAGCGTTGAGGTGGTTTTGAAGAACACAATGAAATGGAAGGAAATTTCAAAGACATACTTTTTTgttgttttaattggtttattATTCAAGTTGTTTTAATGTTACCTTGTATTAGATGAACTATACCATGAATGAAATGTTTGTTAGTACCAAATGAATGCAAATGTAATGTTACCTTTATAACAATTGAATGAAAAGTTTAATGAATAGAAGTTTATACTAATTTAATTTTGATGGTATCTTTATGCCATTTTTTTTATGATTATACCAGTTATGCAGTATATGTTTCTACCGTTAAGTACACTAAATTTGTAGTCAATGATTATACGACTTTATATTTATACTAGTTTATATTTTGATTGTAGGTTTATATTAGTTTATGTTTATATCAGTTATGTACCAATTTTTATACAAGTTATAGACATAATTATGTACCAGTTAAAaccaaaaaaaaattgtttgtaCCATATAATAAGATCACAAATAAAACATATCTTTGTTCATAACATTCAAAAATCACATAGCTTGTTCATATGCATAGAATTTGAAACATAACATAACTTTGTTCATAAAGATACAGAAGAACCTAGCTTGTTCTAACAGAAATACAAAACCCTAACACTAGTTTTTCCAACAGACATACAAAAAGCAAAATGCTTGTTCCAACAAGCATAAGTCACACAACAGTAAATAGAAAAGAAAACTAAATTGTCTTCTTTGTTAGAGTAATATTCTTTGTTGGAGTTGTCCTCCTCGTACTTGGCTCAATTGCGTTCCTTGTTGCACTTAATCTGGTAGTGGGACCTGGGAATACACATGATGTTGGTGCCCTCCTAACACTCAACTGCTTTTCCCTTCTTTGACTTGGTTGAGATCATTAACCTACTTGAGTTTTTTGACTTGGGTTTGTTAACTTGCTTTGGATTGTTAACCTACTTGAGATTGTTGACATACTTTAGTTTGTTAACTTGCTTGAAATTGTTAACCTACTTGAGTTTGTTGGTTGTCTTGGGTTTGTTGACTTTATTTTGTAATTCGTGTGATCTTACAAGTATATTTTTTGTGACTTGTATGCTTGCACCTACTACACTTAATAACTAATCCAGTTCTTCCCATTTTACTATCAGGTCCATCTATTTTTCGTTGTTAAAGATTCATTCTCTTCTTTGGTCTTCCTGGCATTTTTCTACTTTGGCGGTTGAACATCAAGATACTTTGTCTTAATCCACAAATTTGATCCATTTTATGCATgagtgtaataccccaattttgacccctaagacCCCTCACGTcatctcatagctttgcattggcattggcattgggatcacaccttggtattctCCTCACCTATTATTCATTAAGTTTTCATTtagagagatcaccaagcatatatgattgtatcatactttattttctttgtttactaaccaaaattcaaaaatatgtctagtataactttgtttcttttgtaggtagtgtgtgtgtgtccatctgtgcttttattgtttccaaagaaaaagggaaaagtatgaacaaaacccaaagataagaagttttcaaatcaaaactaataaaaatccagagattataggtaagggggttggttactgatcggaaaaatagcaagtgtactattttcgccgatgtagtaataatagggaaGTTTCCGAAAGATGGATCTCGAGGATTGCACAGCAATATAAACGAAAATAGtcactcaattgaacaaaagttaTAGTCATGGTTTTGAAGAATTCACTGTAAGGAAAAATATAACAAATAAATACTTTCACAAGTTAATATGATATGCCAAGGTAGGTGTGTAAATATCTCCTGTAATGGccccttgagtgtatatctctTTAATACTGAATATTAtttcaattaccggatcttaagaTTATTTCCCCATAAGTCCTCGGAGGAaaacctttggtattcaatctaacctctaagtccttaggtgattatgatgaaaccaagcatTTTAAATTAACAAGATTAATCtggtaaccatagggtatccctagtcctaggtgatctCTACTACGGTTTCACTATATCAAAACCTTAACCATTGCAGTCCTGCTAATCGTTAACCATACATGAATCTTAATTTTTGCCAAAAAGAAAGCATTACGTAAATCATACAGTGAAATTGAAATCAAATAAGATATATTAAGGGAAAACAAACATCGgagtcattacatgatcaattcagggacacccccctggcattggggggtttagcctatcatattattcaaatcagatacaaagtaaaattgagacattacaaaaagGTCGAAATTTCAttgatcttcaattgcttcctCTCTTGAAGGATCCCTGTTCTTCGCTTCTTGTCCTCTCTTCAATCTTTATCGTTTTCCATTCTTTTCCGCGTCAAAAGTCCTTTCTTCCAATTCAAATCCACTGTAAATAGTTCCTGATGTCAAATTTCCTTGCGTAAAAGTCCAAAATTCCCTCCGGGATAAGCCGTGcaaaaaacaacaaaaaattGGAAATTCAAGTGCCCAAGCCAACACTGGCCATGTCAGGCAACAAGCCTGGCCGTGTTGGCCTCTGGGCACAAATATGTTGTGACACGCCCCTTCAGggaggctgacacgggccgtgtcagctcCTTGTTTTCCATTTCTCCACCTTCtctcctgacacgggccgtgttgacCAACACAGGTGACCGTGTCAGGGCTACTGTAGATCCATTTTTCTTCTTCTGTCGGGTCCGGAATGCCTGTTTTGCCTGTCTATCCCTCTGGTGCACTTGTTTATACCTGAAATCAAAAGAACTAACACAAAAGGCCATAAAATGGAGTATGATGATGCATATAATACGTGCTCCATAAATAGAGACTACAATATCAAACATATAAATAACGcaacaaaacaataaaataagtgactaatgtgttaccgatttcttacaaaggtgccgaatgagtgtcagaaaatAAGGAGAATTGGcgactgatcacaaccccaaacttatctcattgcttgtccttAAGTGATGCTCGAGACATCAGGATGGTTGCCCCCAAATGAATGAATCCACAATGCTACCGCGATCTTTCGCGTTCTCCTGTTCACTTTCAATCATAGTTTTACTCTTTCCCAATTTTCGACTTTAGCCACACTTTAACTTTGACACATCTTTTGGCCTGTAgcttttcacactctcaccaaatctctcggggtCGAAGTGTTTACACTCAAGAAAACAGAGTATGCAAAATCAGCTCTTAGGTTTGAAATACAGATACCTTCATAACAAgcaacacacaacacacactatTTGAGGACTTTTTCGGTTGTAACGGGGCTAAGGTGTAAGGTGGGTAATAGAAACAACAAAAAGGAATACTAGGGGTTTAGGCTCAGATTTCGTGTTGTTACCCTTGTGCCTTTTGTTCTTTTTTCAAACTCGGGGTTATTTCTTTTGGACATCGTTTTTTTCTTTGTTGAGGTTCATTGGCGCATATATTTTCTTTTATTGCTCTCTTTATGCAAACTTTTTGCCAACCATAGACTTCCTAGATAAGTGCTTCAAGagttctttttttattttatatttctttctcttctttttctctgcatttttcttcatctttttgCACTTATCTAAGGTTTTCCGGTGTCCCTAAATTTTGATGAAACCCCGAACTTAAGCTTTTTGGTAGCTTTAGGATAAACAACACTTGTCTAAGCATGGTGTGGTAGTGTATGGGCTTATGGCTATATATAATGgcaaaaataaaaacaaaaggAAATATGGCTCCAAATTGGTGAACGACGGGTAATTATGACGGGTTGGCTTGAAAGGCTCGGGGTGAAAATACAAAAACAATGCCTCAGTGTGTATCGTATGCTA from Lathyrus oleraceus cultivar Zhongwan6 chromosome 7, CAAS_Psat_ZW6_1.0, whole genome shotgun sequence encodes the following:
- the LOC127105607 gene encoding protein OXIDATIVE STRESS 3 translates to MRDFLLDKLQAIMDGKSKTYWVDKDDDDDVTDSISNGYMTEDSMRSFFSSSEMDDDDQEVSSSSSSSNLNGPLYELSELMNHLPMKSGLSMFYQGKAQSFGSLARVENIEDLPKKEKPNYRNKVKSCKSFGLCTPKTTIAKKSSRGLCLSVISSRRKSFLGGSRSSFSGNKNI